GATGCTTAGCTTCATGCGCTTGTGCAAGATGCCTTTGCAGGGCAGCCACCTGCTGGTGGCCGTGAGTGGCGGGCGCGATTCGGTGGTTTTGCTTAAGCTGCTTCAGGAGGCTGGTTATTTCCTGGAGGCTGCTCATGCCAACTTCGGACTGAGAGGCGCCGAAAGCGATGAAGATGAGCAGTTTGTGAGGGAACTTTGCGCCAAGGCGGGCATTCCATGTCATGTGAGACGGTTCGATACCAGCGCATTTATGCACGAAAAGGGGCTTTCGCTCCAGGAAGCAGCCCGCGAACTTCGATATGCGTGGTTCGATGAACTTCTCAATAGTCGAAATTTACCGGCCGTGGCCGTGGCGCATCATCAGGACGACCAGATCGAAACCATGCTGATCAACCTCATCCGGGGCACCGGAATTAAAGGTCTGACGGGCATGCGGCCTGTGAACGGAAAAATCATCCGTCCGCTTCTGTGGGCACGCTCAGCCCAAATTGCAGCCTATGCCCGGCAACACGGGCTCAGCTGGCGCGACGACAGCTCAAACCAAAAGGACGATTACCTGCGCAACAGAATCCGGCATCATCTGATTCCGGTACTCAACGAGTTGACCGGAAATGAGCGCGGAGGTCTGGAAAAAAGTGTGCAACTTATTGCAAACCAGTCGAATCTGTACAGGGAGTTTTCTGATAAGCTGCGGCAGGATTTGCTGAGACCAACCGGGGAAGGGGTTTTCCGGATTGACAAGGGAAGCATCAACGCATTTAGCTCGCCAATGGCAGTTTTGTATGAGCTTCTCTCGCCTTTCGGCTTCAACAGCAGCCAGGTTTTGCAATTGTCCAATGTGCTTGATGCGCAGCCGGGCAAGGTGTTTTCTTCACCGGAATATGAGGTGTACATCGCGGGCGAATTTTTGGAAATTAGCCGGAAAAACGAAACAGAACAGCCTGAAATACAAATATATCCCGAACAGAAAAGCGAAAGCGGACTGCAAATTGAACTGATAAACTGGCACCGGGGTATGGAATATTCCCGCAACAAGGAAGAGGCCTGGCTCGACTACGACACCCTGCGCCTGCCGCTTTTTCTAAGGTGTCCGCGCAAGGGCGACCGCTTTTTTCCCCTGGGCATGAAGGGGTCACAGTTGCTGAGCGATTTTTTTGTCAACAACCACTTTACGCGTCAAATGAAAAAAAAGGCACTGGTAATTGCGGATGCAAACGGGCAGATTGTGTGGCTGTGCGGGCACCGTATTGCACACCCTTACCGCATAAGCGCCCAAACCAGAAAAGTGCTTGTGATAAGGTCGAAACATGTCGGTGTCAGAACGGACGATGCTACTGAGTGATAAATCGCATTAATATCACTATCCAAACCTCATAATCTGTATTTTTGCAACCTTATAAATCAAGACGATGGAAAAACGCTTCCTAGCATTCGTTGCCTT
This window of the Bacteroidota bacterium genome carries:
- the tilS gene encoding tRNA lysidine(34) synthetase TilS, encoding MKSQMLSFMRLCKMPLQGSHLLVAVSGGRDSVVLLKLLQEAGYFLEAAHANFGLRGAESDEDEQFVRELCAKAGIPCHVRRFDTSAFMHEKGLSLQEAARELRYAWFDELLNSRNLPAVAVAHHQDDQIETMLINLIRGTGIKGLTGMRPVNGKIIRPLLWARSAQIAAYARQHGLSWRDDSSNQKDDYLRNRIRHHLIPVLNELTGNERGGLEKSVQLIANQSNLYREFSDKLRQDLLRPTGEGVFRIDKGSINAFSSPMAVLYELLSPFGFNSSQVLQLSNVLDAQPGKVFSSPEYEVYIAGEFLEISRKNETEQPEIQIYPEQKSESGLQIELINWHRGMEYSRNKEEAWLDYDTLRLPLFLRCPRKGDRFFPLGMKGSQLLSDFFVNNHFTRQMKKKALVIADANGQIVWLCGHRIAHPYRISAQTRKVLVIRSKHVGVRTDDATE